DNA sequence from the Oryza brachyantha chromosome 5, ObraRS2, whole genome shotgun sequence genome:
TTATAACCAATCAAACAACTTCTCTTGCACTTAGGGATGAAAACAGCTTGGAAACGCACGAAAACCACAATTATCGTTTCCGTTTCTATATCTTTGGGAATCAGAATCGGAATCGAAAACCTCGGATATGAAAacggaatcgaatattatcgaatacgaaAACAAGACAAATACGAATTGGAGCGAATACGGTAACATAAATTTATCGTATTATAATAACCCTCAAACCgagctttcattttttttcctaaaatactagaccaaaaattataaacattaGCAACTAGCCATACCATTTTGTTATCATTACAATCAAGTTCATAGATCACTTTGTTAATAATTATCTCAATAACAAATAAAGGCTATagcttataaattattataaactaaagATCACatttaatagattattacaaagtttatatatcatattacaaAGTAAATTGCATATCATagaatttattataaaataaagtgttAGTGTATATgttcttgattaattaagaacTTAAGATTAACTTGCTAAAATGGGCTGAGCTATTTAGGCTGATATTATAGATATATGGCCTATAGAAATTCTGACAAAAATTCCGGAAAGTTTACTGagaaaattctaaaaagtACTGATTCTGATTTTTGACCGAAATACCCTTATCGTACCGTTTCCGTTtccgagaaaaaaatttaaattcgttTCCATTTCtgataaatttcaaaaatatttcgatctataaattttgttttcgaAAACTGGTCCGGAATCCAAAAATATTCTAAACCATTTTCATCCCTCCTTGCACTCACTCAACATAGCCAAACTCAACCAGGatgacacacatatataaatagtgATAGAATGATATAAGGAACCAAACAGACACATAAGAGTGTAGGAGAgaaatacttctaattagctGTGCATACCCAGCCTTAAtcgaaatatatttatcactcGAACCTGGTGAAACCAGCTGACACAACCTTCTCCTAAACAATCCTAATCATCCAGATCTAAgggacatatttacaaaactaACTACAAAAAGGGCTCATATGCTAAAATGAGCTAAAGCTAGGAAATCCATACCCTGTACTTTGGAAGGACCTACGGGTATAATTTCGGTGAAGAGAAGAAGCGCAATACTCGGGAACATGGTAGGCAAAATTGGCCAAGGGCAGGGGCCTTTCCGGAAATTCCTCAAGGCGGTGGTAGTGGCGGAGTCAGTGGTCGGGGGCGGCCTACAAATACCCCCGGCCACGTGACGCCACCGGATGCAAACCTATTTATATTCTCTCCTTAATTCCCCAACTCTCTAGTccgcctcccccctcccctccccttcccctccccccTTCTTCCCTGACTCGACGCCATCCTGTCCCCCTCCtcaccgccccgccccgccccgccccgccccgcctcgTTCCCCGCAccccaaaccctaaccctagacGAGCCCGCCGCCCACCATGGCCAGCAGTAACGTCTCCACGGTCTACATCTCCGTCATCGACGACGTCATCTCCAAGGTCCGCGAGGACTTCATCTCgtacggcgtcggcgacgccgtcCTCAACGAGCTCCAGGCGGTAAGTACCGACGATCCCTCGGGGTCCCTGGCCCCAGTTGTGTACCGAATTGCTGCTTGGTTGGCGTGATTTGACGGTTTGGCTCCCCGATCCGGGCCCCCGAAACCCTAGCTCTGGGAGATGAAGATGCTGCACTGCGGCGCAATCTCCGGGAACATCGACCGCTCCAAGGCGGCCCCCGCGGCGTCCGCAGGAACGCCCGCCGCTGGAGGGACCCCGCCAGTGCACGACCTTAACGTGCCCTACGAGGCAACCTCCGAGGAGTACGCCACCCCCACGGCGGACATGCTGTTCCCACCGGTGAGGAATTCCCCTCAAGATTGGCCTTGATCTCTGCGATTGAGAGGCAGGGTATTGACGTGATTGGCTGTATTTGTATGCAGACGCCTCTACAGACCCCGATCCAGACACCTCTTCCAGGAACTGATACAGGGATGTACAACATTCCCACTGGGCCTTCAGACTATGCCCCATCCCCGATTAGTGATGTGAGAAATGGGATGGCCATGAATGGGGCTGATCCAAAGACTGGTCGCCCGAGTCCCTACATGGTAAAATCAATTTGGATTTGTTGATTTGTGTCTTCCCCCTTTGGCTTGGGTTTCACGTTgaaatttattattgttattttacAGCCACCACCCTCTCCCTGGATGACTCAGAGACCTCTGGGTGTTGATGTGAATGTTGGTATGTGTTAATGACTTCATGTTATGCTCAGTTTTTGTTCTCAGATCTCAGCATTCCATTACAGTTAACTTGATTGAAGAAATATTGACTGTGTAGCAGTAATGATATAGCTAACTTTGATTGATGTGTAGCTTATGTAGAGAATCGTGAGGACCCAGATAGGACAGGACAGCCGTCGCAACTAACTAAGGTAAAAATGAGATGGCCTCTCACTTGCAGTTCCGGGTATTATGTTGAAAATGAGATTTATTTGCTGTTagccctttttcttttgttgataTTTTTGGTAAGCAACGTccctagtttttttatcagtcAAATCACGATTGCATACTTATTAATATGTAATaagtacttatattttaatactcAATGGGCATTGCAGTCATCCAGTGTTCTAAATTGCAGTGGTCACTGGTTATTTACTGCTGTTTTATATGGTAACCTCGTTCTAGAAAGAATACTCAGATCTTTGGTTTATTACTATATCCTTCTGATGATACTTGGTATTATTTGGCCAGTAACTAAACATTCTCAGATACTATGGTGAATACAGGCGTGGGCCAGCTTGAGCTTGAGCCTCACGTCTGGCTGAAAAAATGCACTAGGAAAGTACTAAgttttagttaaatttttgtCCAAAAGATTTATACTCTATCGTTGAGCCCTAGGCTTGAGAAATTCCTGGTTCCGCCCCTGGTCACCAGTAAATGTCATGCATATGTTTGTGTTAGACTTTCCATGACTTCCTGCCCCCTTTTAGTTGGTAAAATATGATGGAAATCATGCAACCAACTCCATAAAAGTTTTCAAAAGATCTTGAAAAATTCATACACATAGGTAAGATGATGTTATAGAACCATACAAAATTGCAAGACCAAATTTTACTTCTTTTatgtgatataaaataaaaaattgtggACAAAAAGAGAAACATCAGGGATATTGCTTTTCCATAGCTGTTTGTGAATTTTATATCTTTCAAACAAAGTTGAATTTGATCGTGCGATTTTGTGTGGCTCTCTAATATCATCCTACTTATGTGTGTGAttctttttgatatttttctagaaCATTTATACAGTAGTTTCCAAGTTTTCACCTAAGATGTGATTTCCACTACATATTTTCCCCTTTTAATTTGGTGCTTTACCATTTCATGCATAAAATCACTATCTAGTCAAGGAAAGCATCCCTTTTGAATTAGTAGTAGGGATATGCTCATCAAATATATTaaaggaggagagaagagatgtgttTGTAGCAGATCTCAACATCCAGTGCCTTGTGTTTCCATCTCTTATAGGGCGGTGATGgagattttaaaatagagaggGTTCCCCATTCTGTATCTATTTTTGCTAGGAATTAAACTGTTTCTCGTGAGCCATCAATGAAGCCACATTtcttatctatttttaaggTAGACTACATGTACAGTTACTACTGAACTGGTCAGAGCCAAGCTCTAATTGCAACTTCGAAACATTACTTTTGTATCTCTACTAATACAGTAGAAGTTAATGATGGTGGTGGTAAGTCTACCATCCCTATGTGCGCCTGGTGTTTGTGGGATTTTCTTCTTCGTAATACTCGCAACTTTCTGAGTTTAGAACCTGCCACGTATTTCTTCGAAATCCGTTGCATTTCATTGCTATTCGGTTGCTTTCATCAACTGAAATTTCCTAGCTTGTCTGCTTCTCACTAATTTGACAACTATCTTAAttgaaatatttgatttatttcatattgtagGATTTTCTAATGATGTCCTCTGGAAAACGCAAGAGGGATGAATATCCTGGTCAGCTCCCTTCTGGTTCTTTTGTGCCACAACAAGATGGAAGTGCAGATCAGATAGTAGAATTTGCTGTATCAAAGGTATTATTCAATAATGGAAAGGGGGATTCACTATCACAATTTATGTTGCAATTTAATCTGACAAGCATGTGTAGTAGTTCTTCCTATACCTGTTTAAAGATGCCACTATGAATTTGTTTCCTATCTGACCCATAGGCCTTTTTGGGCCTTGTTGAGAAAGGAAGGTTTGGATTTGCATCTTTCCTCGATGGTTCATGGAACCCAGTCAGATGCAATAATTGGAGCAATGCAAGTTAAGAGTTCAActagtatatttttcatgaccAGTCACATGAATTGTACAACTTTTGTTCAAAATATAGAGAATTGCTTGTTTTAAACCAAGCTCCTTTCAAACTCAATGCTTGTTTATTCTGGGGTTTGTAGGCTTCATGATACTTTCTCTATGCATGTGCAGAAATTAAGAATGTACCAGCCTTATAGTTTGGTAATAGACTGTAGATCCTCTCTCTACTCTTATGAATGCACCCGTTAATTATTTCTATGcccataaaaaaatgtttcaaatcGCTCTCTTTGGTACCAAAGTTGAATCTCTGATATGGCCATATGTTTGATTCTCTGTAGAGTGTTTAGTTTCCATTGTTGTAAACTTGTAATATCAATAGATATCCTTACATATGCACACGTGGATATTATTTTAAGCATCCCAAATTCATCAACTATCATGTCACATGTCTAACATTAACTAGTTGGTGACCCACCATAGCCaggaaaatataacaaaacagTGGCTTGGATAGGAGGGGGCAGTGTAGGATGGGCTGCATGTGCATTGATAGGGGTGAGATAATGTTGAGTGGCATCAGCCAGTGTCAGTTGGTGGTGCCGTAGGCTGTGAAATATGACATAATTAACAGGAAATAGAATTGATGTTGAAATGATAATTGACAGGGATGATAatatataaactaaatatttaggatgcatgttttttatattggtTTGGACACTACAGTTTTAACAAATGCTAGGGCTACCAGTTTCTTCTGTTGTACTTGCATTTTTGTGTCACTATCATGTTGGTGCTATATTGGTGTATATTCCTCAGTGCTACATTTATTGATTGATTACGAATTTTAACTTGTAGACCTTTATATGAATGACATGTACTCTATGGCATGCATGTATTACTATGTTGGCTGTGTTACATGAATAACATCCACATTTGTTTCAAACAGTCTGTAGCAAAACCATACcgatgtactccctccagcttttaatagatgacgtgGTTGACTTTTGCACAgacatttgaccattcttaTTCAAACGGAAAAGTTATATTATGGAACCGAGAGAGTAATGTATGGGATTTGTGGGAAACTGGAACATTATTAACACTGATAATTGATCAGTTTCTTTTTGCAAAGAGAGTCGCACCACTTGTTTCTTGggtacttcaaatatatggcTAGCTGATATTTCATTAGTATATAGTAGGGGTGAAGAAAAAGGGTTTCAGGCAAACCGTTTAACTCCTCAGTAATGTGAGGGTGTATTAAAGATTGTACTTGGATCAGCTTACCCCCAGCTGAAAATTGAACTGGTGCTGGTTCTGCCAAACAGGGTAAGCTAGCTTGTGTGGTGGCCTTCTGTAATGGTGATATACAGCTATAACATGATAATTGAAGCAATGATAGTCACAATGGTACCAGTTACGTAATAAAGAATTGTCCTTGTAGAAATGAAATTGCTCGGAGTAATTTTACTGAGCATTTCACAGGGTGATAGGTAGCTTGATGTATTTAGGTGGTGAGATGTTTTTGGAAGTACCTCCCAAACTAAAAATTGTATCTTGTAACCTAGTTTGTTGGtgttatatttgtgacaaCTGAATCAATCAGACAATTAGGACTGAAATTTCTAGAAGAATTTGAGAAATTTGATGATAATTTTGTAAGCCAACACAACAGAAATTTGTACTTTATGTGCACATTGGAGAACTTTTTATGTATCATACCTGTAGGTTCTTGTCCTGCTTATGTTTACTGTTTCACCAGATACTGTTAACTCGTGCTTACTTAGATAATTAAACCATGCTTCTAATATTACCATTTtgttcgagaaattctcattCTCTCTTTGGTCTTTTATTTAGAACAATGCACAACAACTTTGGAGTTCCATCGTGAACAAGAAAGGAACAGCAGCTAAGGGATCTTCcacaaaagaaacaacaatGGCTCCAATTATTCCTCAACGGGATGGGATGGATGACTATAATGATGTATAATTTGAATTCATCAATGCTTTTATCTTATATCTTTGAATATTCTGCCTAACTGGGTTATATTGCTTTCAGCCATTTTACTTCCAAGGAGTTCCAACTGAAGATTATAATACCCCTGGAGAATCTTGTTAGTTTCTCATGAAACTGTGGAGTTTGATCTTGTTTGAGAGATATTAGTTTCAATGTTACTGATTTTATGCATGTTTTAATTTGTTCCTTAGCGGAATATCGAGCTCCCACACCGGCTGTTGGAACGCCAAAACCGAGAAATGATGCCGGAGATGATGATGAACCTCCTCTTAATGAAGATGACGATGATGACGACGAGTTAGATGACCTTGAGCAAGGGGAGGACGAGCCTAACACACAGCACCTTGTCCTTGCGCAATTTGACAAAGTAGCGATGCTCCCTTTTGTTTAATAATATTGGCTAAGCGGATTAGGTTTTCCTCTACTTAGTGTCTCATGCTTTTATCTCTTTGCTGGTTTACACAGGTGACAAGGACAAAGAACCGCTGGAAATGCACTTTGAAGGATGGAATTATGCATTTGAATGGCCGTGATGTTCTATTTAACAAGGTAGTCAATATGATAATTTGATTGAACTTGTGAACACACTTGTTTTGAGCCTTTAGTTTTGATCTAGTTTGATATGGTTGAATAATTCGGTATTCAGGAATTCTGTTTTCGAATAGGGGTAAATTTTACTTCAGTACTAATGAATTTAATTCTAATTATTTTGTCACATAACTGAGTAAGTCAAATTTGGATTGAAATTAAGTGCATCAGAGGTTAAATGTGGTTGGATAATAGTGCATAAATTCTTAATGTATGCTCATGATGGAACtccattttttctaatatattttactctGATTTACACTATCTGTTTGCTCTTGCACTTGATAATTTCTGTGTTTCTCTTGTAATTTGAAAGAATCTGATGCTTGAATGTTTTTTACAATAATGTAGCTCACTGTTCACAAAATAACCATTGTTCATAATTTCTACACATTGGTTTTTGCTCAATTAGCTTCAAATCCTTTTTCATTTCCTGTGTTAAATTaataagtttgtttttttttgacttacCTTTCACCATTGCCCCTAACAAAATTATGACATACTACCTGTTTTGCTTGGAAAGTCTAGCACACCTCTGCATTGTGCTCCAATTATTGACATCCATGTCTATGATGTTGCAGGCTACAGGCgagtttgatttttgaattttgtgaCAAAGAGGAGCTAttttagaagctgctgtatCGACATATCTTTGTCTTTGACATAAGAGTGAGGAGTGACAAGCGCTGGTGGGGTGAGTTTGTTCCCGTAGAGGCTTGCTCCACCCAGCGTGTCTGTTACCGTAACTGTTATCGCTGTAAAAATGCTACAGTTCGGACTGTTGTAGACATTTTCCTGAGATGGTATCTTAAAGTTGGCGGAGGATTTACCTTATCTGATTTATGTTCTCTCTTTTCACTTCCTGTAAGATGGATCAAAGAAGATTTAGTTTGCAGTAAATGTTCTGTTACCGCAATACATCACTTGTTCTGGTTTTGTACAAAATAAGGACGAGTGATCATTTGAAAGGATTTTTAAAATCGGGATTTGTCCGACAAGTTTTAAGTTATTGAGGTAGGATTCGTGTTTGAGATAAGCCTGATTTTGTGAATATGTTGTCATGCCGCGTCAAACCCATTGAATTACCCAGTTAAAACTTGCAAACTGCAGAATGTGTTACTCCTCGCTTATTGGGTGTTTCAGCCATGGTTACCATTTTGTTATAAGTATTTACTTCAGCGTTTAAGCAGCACGTTTGTTTGTATTGCAGCGATATTGTTTATACTGCTCGTGAACTCGTGCACACTTAGTGCACTTTTCTGTTCTTTTACATGGCTGTTCCACCGAACATGCTGAACATACTTCTCACTTTCTCCCCCCGTCAAACTAACCAACAGAATATGTTGTTGCattcaatttatatttattgatgggtacaaagtttttttctttttaatcataaagtgctaaacaatttaaaaaatatttcatccgtttcataatataagactctctaataaatctagacatatatataaattatatacattcatgaGTGAATTTTAGCATTGCctagattaatatggatgctaatgaatctaaatatatatataaattatatatatttatgaatgaatttaggcaaggctagaaagtcttacaatatgaaatgaatgtattacttatattttagatattttagaaatattttaacaCCTTGATGACTACAGCTAAATAAAACCAGAGCAATTTACTGGTTCTGTACTATACATAGCAAAAGGGTATTCAAAGATGACGAGACCAAGTTAACCTCGATTAGTTGATGTTATACCCAGGAGGCGATGCTTGAATATACTAAATGATACGCAGTAAGTCTTAAAAGCTGAATTTCCAAAGTCAAAAGAAATTGATGTATTACCTACCGTGTTTCCTGCACTCTTGGTTCTATGGGAGAATACGTTCATATACTGCTCCTGCTTGAGCCACTATGTCACATTTTGATtcaattttagataatggaagctTATTAAATCTCGGACAATTATATCAAATTGATATTAATTGGACGAGAACACTTCCTATGATGTACACAACCGACACGCACACTCATGCCCTAATAATCTTCAAATATAAAACTGATGCCACCGCAATAAGATCATGTAAACCTGGTTTTTGAAGAACATGTTAGCTATGGAGCCAGTTATGGGTATTCACAGTGCAATGACTAGGATgattttcatataattaaatgaGTTGTTACATAGGATAAAAGATGACGTGATGAGTGAGTTAATAAAGAAATCGAAGAAAACCATATCCTGTATGAAACATGATTTCTACACAACACCGAATGCATGATAAAATATaggtaacattaaatttaaatatgaattattagTGTTTGCATGGTAAGAGTGATGTTTAGTACTAGTTTCGTTATAACGTAGAGGGTATAGAAACCATGACTAGTGTCTTGCATAAGGATTGCTAGGCAACATGCAAAGAAGAATAACCACAATTACCATGCCATTTCCATTTATGTATAACCAGAATTAGCACTATGGAGCCAGTTAATTAGCAAGAAGACAATAGGCAAAGGAGAATAACCAGAATTATCACGCCATTTCAACACATAGTAGCCCCTTATCACAAGACATGAGATCCCATATCCTTCGAAACTCACAAAAGCCACCCTTTGAACATATGCGGGATACTATGAGATGGTCGTATGTCTAAAGTTATTTAGGTAAAGTGTTGAGTTGTCTCTttacaacaaaaacaataaatctCATTTTGTTGTCGATTTTTCTTAGTGAGATTATCCTTTATTAATACTATACCACGGAGTAGATACCAAAGAAAAGATCTTGACTTTCAGTGGGTTCCTTAGAGCATTTCCAagagaatggctaaattttgacttaacaaattgaaattcacctattcattttagttttggcaacTCAAATtcgagcatctccaagagactcCAAATCCTAGCAATGAGAGGATGACAAGGGGATCCCATCCACGTGGCACTTATGGATAGCAATTTTGCTAGTGAGGCAATGTGTTAACAGATTTGGCTATTGAGAACTcaagtttaattatttaaatggCATGACAAGTCAAATAGTCATTCTCTtggaagatatttttttttatgcaaaattgctaaaattaaGTATGACAAGTAAGATGATCAttctcttgaagatgctcttagttCCAAAGTCGTTTATCTAGGATTAGAAACCCCACTGTGAACAAGAGCAAAGACAGTGAGATTTCACCAATAATTCCCTAGTTGGGGTAAGATTCAGACTAAATTCATATTCTCCTATGTTAGAACGAGACATCCCGTTGGTCCATGACACTAATTTTGAACCAATCATATCccttcacaaaaaaaaaccggTGATGAAATCTGAAAGACTTCTGAAATTGTTGTCTGTTTGTGCGTAACAATGTTGTTTAGATAGGGATACTGGTCTCGCAGAGTTGTGATCCCTGGCAATTTgtcttctgagaatctatttTGAGGGTCATCCTTAATTAGCTTGCCGTCCTCAACCACTCATTTTCTTGTGAAGGATGTCGTGATGAATATTATGTACAATCCCACTGTTAGCGCCAACGTGATGTGAGCAACATGGGATGGAATGATAATGTCGAGGAATAATCAACTGGAACATTCTAACGTTTACTTGTATTAGAATGCTGAATAGGATATTCCAGATAGAGcaatttatgtttaaagtaATATGACATTATTTAATgaattatgaatttaattagTGTATTTCATTCATTTGTATACAACTAACTGTCTTTCCAAACAAATTCCATctttattttgaaacttttattattatttcaatTCAATTGATattacatactccctccatattcttttatatgacgccgttgacttttaggtccacgtttgaccatttgttttattcaaaaaattatataattattaattattttgttataatatgatttattattatagaaactttaattatgcattataattttgcatatttggatataaattttgaataagacgaatagtcaaacgtgattctaaaagtcaacggtgtcatacataaaaaatatggagggagtatgtacTACCTCACttggaaaaatatatttgttgtatacaaaaccaaaatatattcttatttATATAACACTAAtcctaaatataaaataattaattaaatcggTTACCCTACATTTTAGGGTGTGTATTTTCACAAGCAAGCACACTATAACCACCTGCAAAGTAGTAGTCACTATGGGAAATGGGCCGCCTGCAAAAATAATCTTTGCAGGTGGCTCGTGGGGTGCACTAACTATAAAAACAATCTTTGCAGGCGGCTATTGTGGCTAACTGtatattcattaatatttttaattatattataatagaaaatagatgTCAGAGTATTCAAAAAATCGAAGTCAACATATACACACGGACGAATGAAAACATAGataaggcaaaaaaaaaaaactgaggaAAAACATTAAAACAAACTCATAAAACAgcccaaaacaaaatttcaagttAAGTGAGTGAACAGCAaattcttttctatataacacCAAAATTAGAACTCCAAAAATCAGGATATGACTGTAGTCTTCAGTTAAAAACACAAGCAGAACTCGCACTTGCAGGGTGCAGATGACATCGCATCATAGACATAGACATCGAACGGGTCTTCGCGTTCATTGCCAGGTACTAAGTAACATTGCATGCAGGGGCATGGCTAGTTCATCATCACAGCAGTCTCgattatttgataaatttgcCACAAGAGTATGACTACTAAAATGCAGATAGGAGCAGCAGGGGATAGAGGTTTCCATCTCTTCAGCCGGCAACTCAAACTCATTTCCAGATCGGCAGGCGTCAGCGTAGCTCAGGCTCCTTTCCATGTcgacgggggcggcgccgccaggGCTGCATCATTGTGCGCTCTGCAGAAAAATAATGTAACAGCAGGGGGAGGGTATTTAGTTTTGGTGCATTTCTGCAgggcttttttattatttaatgaaTTATGGATTTAATTTGTGTGTTTCGTTCATTTGTATACAACTAAATGTCTTTCCAAACAAATTCCATCtttatttgttattatttcAATTCAGTTGATATTACATAGGTACTACCTCacttggaaaaaaatatatttatggcatacaaaaccaaaatatatactgATTTATATAACACTAATcctaaatataaaacaatctACCATTTATTTCAGGGTGTGTATTTTCGCAGGCGACGACACTATAACCACTTGCAAAGTAGTAATCAATGTGAAAAATATGCCGCCTGCAAAATGATCTTTGCAGGTGACTTGTGGGGTGCACtaactatgaaaaaaatctttgcaGGTGGCTAATGTGGTGCACCGTCGGTGAAGACTATTTTCGCACGTGGGAGCCTGCTACAAAGATGCTCCATCCTCACAGACATTAGGCTGCTACCCCTGCCTTAAGATGTGTTCTGTCCTTGCCCACGTGTAAAATCGTTTTCTGGGGCAGTGTTATTCAAGTCTAAACTATTTCACTATACATTCCGGCCAAATCAATTCAGCTTTGGGCAGAAAATTGTATGAACCGGCGATAATTTAGAAtaccttagagcaagtataatagctggtttatagccagctaaatgctgatgtggaagagataagggaggagagagatgagaagctggttataagcttatagctagctcAGGCACATGAACCAAGACACCATGTgagagacatgtgggtcctgtattaaagatgaagagctaaccattatatgagtgggctataaaaaaactacaagaagtcttatagccggcttgttggctatattattagccttgctcttaacGTATACACGGTGCTTTTATTTGGATCGGAAAGCGACGACATTTCACTTTATTGCTGGCTTACATGCATGGGTCCGACCGATCTAGTAAATTAAACTGAAAACATACCATTACCCATAGCTAGCTACGCGGGCGCGCAAACGCATAGAACAagcatataattattaacccatccaaaaaaaaaagcatataattattaaccTAGCCGATCTTGGGGACCTGCGCGACGCTGCCGGAGATGTTGGTGAAGACGCGGACGCGCTTGGGGTTGATCTCCGTGGTGACGACGGAGCCGACGCGCAGCACGACGACGTGAACATCCGGCTGGTCGTGCAGGATCATCTGCTCCGCGGCCTCCGCCGGCAGCCCCACCACCTCCGGCCACGACGACTTCTCGCTGCTcatctctagctagctaccacaattatatatactactatatgTGTAATATATCACAACCTATACACAAGTGCGTCAACtatatctatgtata
Encoded proteins:
- the LOC102703682 gene encoding transcription initiation factor IIA subunit 1-like — translated: MASSNVSTVYISVIDDVISKVREDFISYGVGDAVLNELQALWEMKMLHCGAISGNIDRSKAAPAASAGTPAAGGTPPVHDLNVPYEATSEEYATPTADMLFPPTPLQTPIQTPLPGTDTGMYNIPTGPSDYAPSPISDVRNGMAMNGADPKTGRPSPYMPPPSPWMTQRPLGVDVNVAYVENREDPDRTGQPSQLTKDFLMMSSGKRKRDEYPGQLPSGSFVPQQDGSADQIVEFAVSKNNAQQLWSSIVNKKGTAAKGSSTKETTMAPIIPQRDGMDDYNDPFYFQGVPTEDYNTPGESSEYRAPTPAVGTPKPRNDAGDDDEPPLNEDDDDDDELDDLEQGEDEPNTQHLVLAQFDKVTRTKNRWKCTLKDGIMHLNGRDVLFNKATGEFDF